GTCGCCGTGCGCCTTCCTGTTGTGTGGTGCCGATACCGGGGATGATGGCTACCGCTCGGATCATCGCTCGTGTCCAGAGCGGGGCGTCGCGGAACAGGTTCGTAGACGGGACGAATCCGGGATGGAAACAGTTCGCCGTAATCTCGGTGTCTTCGAGTCGGTCGGCCAGTTCGAGTGTGAACGCAACGGTGGCGAGTTTCGAACGGGCATACGCTTGGAGTGAATCGTACTCGGTGGTGAACTGGAGATCGTCGAAATCGAACGTGGCGCGACGGTGAATGTCTGAAGCGGTGACGACGACCCTGGCCGGTGCCGAGGCTCGAAGTCGGTCAAGCAGGTCGTGAGTCAGCAGATACGGCGCGAGGTGATTGACGGCGAACGTGAGTTCGACGCGGTCTTCAGTTTCTGTTCGGTGGCGAGACGAGAGTCCAGCGTTGTGTACGAGGGCGTCGATCCGGTCATATGTATCGAGGAGTTCCGTCGCAAGGGAACGAACGGTTGCCTGCGTGGCGAGATCCGCCTGGTGAAATCGGATATCGCCGTCGAGCGGAGTCGCGTCAGCGACGAGTGTGTCACCGCGCGTCCGGTCGCGCCCGATGACGGCAACGGTCGCCCCCTGTGCAGCAAGGTCCGTTGCAGCGATGCGACCGATGCCACTCGTCCCACCAGTCAGCACCACGACGCGCTGTGTGTCCACACTGACTGTCACGTATCGTTGCAGGATTCAAACGGCAGATCGGTGTGAGTTTCGGTACTGAGTACGATCGGTTCAGGTCGGTGTACCACCGTAAGCGGTAATTACTTTTGCCAGGGTTCAACACGTCAGATTATGACATCTTCACAACAGTATGGACTGTCCGAGATCGACCTCTCCGGAAGCCAGTATACTGTCGAGCAGACTGGACGCGATAAGAACTTTCGCCCCGAGTACGAAGCGAGGGACGTTGCGGGTGACACGCTTT
The Halobellus limi genome window above contains:
- a CDS encoding SDR family NAD(P)-dependent oxidoreductase, with protein sequence MDTQRVVVLTGGTSGIGRIAATDLAAQGATVAVIGRDRTRGDTLVADATPLDGDIRFHQADLATQATVRSLATELLDTYDRIDALVHNAGLSSRHRTETEDRVELTFAVNHLAPYLLTHDLLDRLRASAPARVVVTASDIHRRATFDFDDLQFTTEYDSLQAYARSKLATVAFTLELADRLEDTEITANCFHPGFVPSTNLFRDAPLWTRAMIRAVAIIPGIGTTQQEGARRLCHLVTAPECGERTGTYVTGEGITPPSTEATDPENRQRLWTLSADLVGIDLDWP